The following coding sequences lie in one Apium graveolens cultivar Ventura chromosome 3, ASM990537v1, whole genome shotgun sequence genomic window:
- the LOC141711214 gene encoding uncharacterized protein LOC141711214 — protein sequence MLAYGIGTDAVDDYVCIGTSTAIECLKKFVTNIILIFESEYLRKPNSNDVQRLIKMGKARGFPGMMGSIDYMHLQWKNCPKAWKGMFMRGHKGVPTILFNVVASSDLWI from the coding sequence ATGTTGGCATATGGAATTGGAACGGATGCAGTTGATGATTATGTGTGCATTGGTACGTCCACTGCAATTGAATGCTTGAAAAAATTTGTTAccaatattattttaatttttgagaGTGAATATTTGCGAAAGCCAAACTCAAATGATGTACAACGTCTCATAAAAATGGGAAAGGCTCGCGGTTTTCCCGGAATGATGGGGAGTATTGACTACATGCATTTGCAGTGGAAAAATTGCCCTAAAGCATGGAAAGGGATGTTCATGAGGGGTCATAAAGGAGTTCCAACAATATTGTTTAATGTTGTTGCCTCATCGGACCTATGGATATGA